In Leptolyngbya sp. NIES-2104, the genomic window ATTTTAAGATAGCGGTAGGATTTGCAGGACTGTTTCTGAGGATAGATCCTTGCAGCGAGAACTTTTGCAAACCGAGATGATGCTAGAGAATGCGGAAATTGCGGTCGTGATTCGTCCCGATCTGGGAGCACGCATCGATCGCTTACTCGATAAACGCACTGGGCATGATTGGATCTGGCATCCTTCACACTATGATTCGACGCAGACCAGATCGATCGCGATCGGGGAATCGTTCGATCGACATTGGACAGGGGGCTGGGACGAAATCTTTCCGAATGATGCCGCTGGTGAGTTCCAAGGGCGGCAATTAGTCGATCATGGGGAATTCTGGTCGCAGGCTTGGAACATCCTGGAGCAAGGGGAATCTAGCCTCCGATTAGGCTTAACTTGCCAAACGGTTCCAGTGAACGTGGAAAAGACCATCCGCATCGAAGGTTCTCAAGTCGATGTGAATTATCAATTTCAGAATCTTTCAGAGCAATCGGTTTCATTTTTGTTCAAACAACACGCCGCGATCGCAATCGAAGCCGGAGATGAAATCATTCTCCCTGACTGCGACATTGAACCTGTGGTGCTCGATTTCAGTCGCATCATCGGACAGCCTGGAAAGACCAAGTTTCCAACTGCGATCGACAAAAATGGTGAAGTGGTTTACCTCAATCGAACTCCAGAGCGATCGTCACAGCTTCAAGAGTTCTACTACAGTTCTGGACTCGCGATCGGGCAATGTGGCGTGAGAAATCCGCGATCGCGCTCCACTCTGATGATGAACTTTAATCTAATTGATTTTCCGTATGTTTGGATGTTCCAGAGCTACGGCGGCTGGAATGACTACTATGTATTGGTAATGGAACCTTGTACAACCATGCCGTATGATTTAGAAATTGCAGAGCGTAACGGCACGATCGCAACTCTAGAACCATTCCAGATTCAGTATCGTCAACTGAAAGTGAAGCTCGATCGAGATTGAATAGAGCACAGAGAAGAAAATCGGGAATGAATACAACACATTCCCGACTCCCCATTTCTTAGTGCGTGTCGTCGTGGGCGAAGCGGTTGTAGAGGAAGTCTAACGCTTCGTTTCGCAGATCATAATAGAGCGGATCTTCCATCACTTGAGCACGATCGCGAGGACGAGCAAACGGAATCGTGAGAATTTCACCGATCGTTGCTTCGGGTCCGTTCGTCATCATCACTAAGCGATCGGCAAGGAACAACGCTTCGTCAATGTCGTGTGTCACCATCAACACCGTACAACCGTGATCCAAGCAGATTTTCGCCAGTTCTTCCTGCAATTCCTCTTTGGTAATCGCGTCCAATGCTCCGAACGGTTCATCGAGCACCAGCACTTCAGGACGCAGCGACAAGGCACGAGCGATCGCCACGCGCTGTCTCATCCCACCCGATAACTGAGGCGGCTTTTTCTGAGCGGCTTCCGAAAGTCCCACCATCGCTAGGTGTTCATTCACGATCGCGCTTTTATCAGCGTGCGACTTCTGCGGAAACACAGAATCGATCGCCAAATAAACGTTCTCGAATGCAGTGAGCCAGGGCAGAAGTGCATAGTTTTGGAACACCATCATGCGATCGGGACCCGGCTTTTCAACCAGCTTTCCTCTCAGTTTCACTTCGCCTTCAGTCGGAGTCACGAAGCCTGAAACCGTGTTCAGCATCGTGGACTTGCCGCAGCCAGAGTGACCGATCACGCAGATAAATTCACCTTGTTGGACTTCCAGGTTGATCTCTTTGATGATCGTTTGAGGACCGCTGCGGGTGTTGTAAACTTTAACAACGTTTTCCAGCGTTAGGAACGGTTGAGCTAAGGATGACCGCACAGCATTGACGGTCGCGGTTTGTTGTGTGTTCATTGCAATGGGGAGATTCATAGTGGTAAGACTCTGAGGTTAGGAATTGACAGCGAAACTAGAGTCAATTCGGGGCATTTTTGTAGATGCCCCAATTCAAACTAAGCAACAGATCGAGCGGGTCGCAGATTGATTTCTGCCATCGTGTAGTCGCGCTTGATCGCCAAACTGTTGAGATAAGCGATCGGATCTTCAGAGTTGAACGGAACACCGTCGAACAATTCAATCTTGTTCCGGGCGTAGCTCAGTTCTGCTAGACCTAACTCACGTGCAGCGGTACTAAAGACATCCACACGGCAAGTTTTTTCTAACACTTCTACCCAGTTGCGCGGCAGAGGAATGTCTCCCCAACGCGCCATTTGCGTCATAATCCAAAGCTGCTCAGTCCGGCTCGGACGGTTTGCGCCTTCCCCAAAGAATAAGTGATGTGCCGGATCAGAGACTCCCAACCCAAGTTGAATATATTCTACCTGAGTCCCGACATATTCCTTACGTGCCAGAATCTGACGAATTTCGGTCGTGTTCGCAGGATCTGCACAATAGCGGCAAGCTTCGAGCAGCGCTTTTACCAGTGCAATGTGAGTGTTCGGATATTTCGCTGCCCACTCTTCGCGCACACCGAGAATTTTACCGACGTGACCACGCCAGATGTCGATGTCTGATGCGATCGTGGTTCCGACTCCTTCACGCTCTGCGCGCAGATTCCAAGGATCACCGACGCAGAATCCATCGATCGTGCCTGCTTTCAAGTCCACCACCATCTGAGCGGGCGGAATGATTTGCA contains:
- a CDS encoding alpha-amylase/4-alpha-glucanotransferase domain-containing protein, giving the protein MQRELLQTEMMLENAEIAVVIRPDLGARIDRLLDKRTGHDWIWHPSHYDSTQTRSIAIGESFDRHWTGGWDEIFPNDAAGEFQGRQLVDHGEFWSQAWNILEQGESSLRLGLTCQTVPVNVEKTIRIEGSQVDVNYQFQNLSEQSVSFLFKQHAAIAIEAGDEIILPDCDIEPVVLDFSRIIGQPGKTKFPTAIDKNGEVVYLNRTPERSSQLQEFYYSSGLAIGQCGVRNPRSRSTLMMNFNLIDFPYVWMFQSYGGWNDYYVLVMEPCTTMPYDLEIAERNGTIATLEPFQIQYRQLKVKLDRD
- a CDS encoding nitrate ABC transporter ATP-binding protein (This model describes the ATP binding subunits of ATP-binding cassette (ABC) transporters for nitrate transport, or for bicarbonate transport, in bacteria and archaea.), translated to MNLPIAMNTQQTATVNAVRSSLAQPFLTLENVVKVYNTRSGPQTIIKEINLEVQQGEFICVIGHSGCGKSTMLNTVSGFVTPTEGEVKLRGKLVEKPGPDRMMVFQNYALLPWLTAFENVYLAIDSVFPQKSHADKSAIVNEHLAMVGLSEAAQKKPPQLSGGMRQRVAIARALSLRPEVLVLDEPFGALDAITKEELQEELAKICLDHGCTVLMVTHDIDEALFLADRLVMMTNGPEATIGEILTIPFARPRDRAQVMEDPLYYDLRNEALDFLYNRFAHDDTH